The Kitasatospora setae KM-6054 genome contains a region encoding:
- the holA gene encoding DNA polymerase III subunit delta, which translates to MARKSAPDDLLAPLTVAVGQEELLLDRAVAQVVAAARAADPDTDVRDLAQGVLQPGQLAELTTPSLFAERKVIVVRAAQDLSADSVKEVKAYLESPAEEVIMVLVHAGGAKGKGLLDAAKKAGAREVACAKLTKAGEKLAFIRNEFRTLGRAASPEACQALLDSLGSDLRELSAACSQLTADIEGPIDETAVAKYYSGRAEATGFEVADLAVTGRAAEALERLRWALAVGQPPTGITYALASGVRSIGRLASAGRNMRPGDLARELGMPPWKIDRVRQQMRGWTGDGVAAALTAVAEADAAVKGGSDDPAYALERAVVAVARASRAGSRPY; encoded by the coding sequence ATGGCCAGGAAGAGTGCACCCGACGACCTGCTCGCCCCGCTGACCGTTGCGGTCGGTCAGGAGGAGTTGCTGCTCGACCGCGCGGTCGCCCAGGTGGTGGCCGCGGCGCGGGCGGCGGACCCGGACACGGACGTGCGGGATCTCGCGCAGGGCGTGCTGCAGCCGGGGCAGTTGGCGGAGCTCACCACGCCCTCGCTCTTCGCGGAGCGGAAGGTCATCGTGGTCAGGGCCGCGCAGGACCTCTCGGCCGACTCGGTCAAGGAGGTCAAGGCCTACCTGGAGTCACCCGCCGAAGAAGTGATCATGGTGCTGGTGCACGCGGGCGGTGCCAAGGGCAAGGGTCTGCTGGATGCGGCGAAGAAGGCGGGCGCCCGGGAGGTCGCCTGCGCGAAGCTCACCAAGGCGGGCGAGAAGCTGGCCTTCATCCGCAACGAGTTCCGCACCCTGGGCCGGGCCGCCAGCCCCGAGGCGTGCCAGGCGCTGCTGGACTCGCTGGGCAGCGACCTGCGGGAACTGTCGGCCGCGTGCAGCCAGTTGACCGCGGACATCGAGGGGCCGATCGACGAGACGGCGGTCGCCAAGTACTACAGCGGCCGTGCCGAGGCGACCGGCTTCGAGGTGGCCGACCTGGCGGTGACCGGTCGGGCCGCCGAGGCGCTGGAGCGGCTGCGCTGGGCCCTGGCGGTGGGCCAGCCGCCGACCGGCATCACCTACGCCCTGGCCTCCGGCGTCCGCAGCATCGGCCGGCTGGCCTCGGCGGGCCGCAACATGCGGCCCGGCGACCTGGCGCGCGAACTCGGCATGCCGCCGTGGAAGATCGACCGGGTCCGGCAGCAGATGCGGGGCTGGACCGGTGACGGCGTGGCTGCCGCGCTCACCGCCGTCGCCGAGGCCGACGCCGCGGTGAAGGGCGGTTCCGACGACCCCGCGTACGCGCTCGAACGGGCCGTCGTCGCCGTGGCCCGCGCCTCCCGGGCGGGCTCCCGCCCTTACTGA
- a CDS encoding ComEC/Rec2 family competence protein: MSVTPSTARRNVDYRLLLPAVTAWAVTSAVIGLEPNRHPPLFMAALVVAVSSCALLATKGPRRSIHRLTAAVLLTAAAAATTTALHTADLHRGPLPALARPPAPLTPPPPPTAPPPFTVPAPSTGPGQSDSEDERAAAGRPVGERPVNPEVTVQLTVTGDPKQRGPHPGGSPLSRPTLTVPALVTRVRLDPVPHSGSASDLTTRTRTPVTLLIRSQEDYPWRQLIPSTELELRAEVLPERPTASGGRSRTDSAALLVPQGPPRVTAPPSLPQRLAAHLREGLRDACDHLPPDSRGLLPGLVVGDVSRLPDDLADAFRATDLGHLVAVSGANLAIILAVLVGGTSSEPEAPVRGGLAGVLGLSFRTTALLGTVLTLAFVTVCRPDPSVLRAAATGLIGLLALATGRPRSGVPALAGAVLILILVDPQLARSYGFLLSALATAGLLVLGPRWTAALRARGWPRHLASAVGATAAAQAFCSPVTVLLAPRVSLVGVPCNLLAEIAVAPATLLGFGALAAAPLSKGTAEFLTDLAALPVGWLATVARHGAELPGAELAWPAGPFGAVLLVVVILSLAWAVPPLLAGHRSRSRRTRGLVALAVALLLPVVLLRPPSVVRLATGWPARGWRLAVCDIGQGDMTVLPVGPGSAVVVDAGPDPKAADDCLRGLGVTEIPLLLLTHFHADHAEGIPGVLRGRSVGAIEVTAAEEADGERSRVLRWAGAGGIPVVRAQRGERRTVGAELAWQVLWPTSPLAPEAEGANNSSIAILATVGPSAAPLRVALLGDLEPPAQAAVLALGLPPPAPPAPPPAVQGVPTVPTAPTVRAAPPATTNRTSARGSADGVSVAGSGADGAGRSVLAGSAGSAAPSGPGPPGVGRVDVLKVAHHGSAGQDWSLTAALRPRLALISCGEGNPYGHPAARTVAGLRALGAMVVRTDRSGDIAVLGDARTLAVATHPRPARG, translated from the coding sequence ATGTCGGTCACACCTTCCACCGCCCGCCGAAACGTCGACTACCGGCTGCTCCTCCCGGCCGTCACCGCATGGGCCGTGACCTCCGCCGTCATCGGCCTGGAGCCGAATCGCCATCCCCCGCTGTTCATGGCCGCGTTGGTCGTCGCAGTTTCCTCCTGCGCCCTGCTCGCCACGAAAGGACCCCGCCGTTCGATCCATCGCCTGACCGCCGCCGTCCTGCTGACCGCTGCCGCGGCGGCGACCACCACCGCCCTGCACACCGCCGACCTGCACCGCGGCCCGCTACCCGCGCTGGCCCGTCCGCCCGCACCGCTCACGCCGCCCCCACCGCCCACGGCGCCTCCACCGTTTACGGTGCCCGCACCCTCTACCGGGCCAGGGCAGTCGGATAGCGAGGACGAACGGGCCGCCGCGGGGCGGCCCGTGGGCGAGAGACCCGTCAACCCCGAAGTCACCGTCCAGCTGACCGTCACGGGCGACCCGAAGCAGCGCGGCCCGCACCCCGGGGGAAGCCCGCTCTCCAGGCCGACCCTCACCGTCCCCGCACTCGTCACCCGGGTCCGCCTCGACCCCGTGCCGCACAGCGGCTCCGCGTCGGACCTCACCACCCGGACACGGACACCCGTCACCCTGCTGATCCGCTCCCAGGAGGACTATCCATGGCGGCAGTTGATCCCCTCCACCGAACTGGAACTGCGCGCGGAGGTGCTGCCGGAGCGTCCGACCGCGTCCGGCGGGCGCTCCCGGACCGACTCCGCGGCGCTGCTCGTCCCACAGGGGCCGCCGCGCGTCACGGCACCGCCGAGCCTTCCGCAGCGACTCGCGGCGCACCTGCGCGAAGGGCTGCGCGACGCCTGCGACCACCTGCCGCCGGATTCGCGCGGGCTGCTCCCCGGATTAGTGGTGGGAGACGTCTCACGGCTGCCCGACGACCTGGCGGACGCGTTCCGGGCCACCGACCTCGGTCACCTGGTCGCGGTGAGCGGCGCCAACCTGGCGATCATCCTGGCCGTGCTGGTCGGCGGCACCTCCAGCGAACCGGAAGCTCCCGTCCGCGGCGGCCTGGCCGGGGTGCTGGGCCTCTCGTTCCGCACCACGGCGCTGCTCGGCACCGTGCTGACGCTGGCGTTCGTCACTGTCTGCCGCCCTGATCCGAGCGTGCTCAGAGCGGCCGCGACCGGGCTGATCGGATTGCTGGCGTTGGCCACCGGCCGCCCCCGGAGCGGTGTTCCCGCACTGGCCGGCGCCGTGCTGATCCTGATCCTCGTCGATCCCCAGCTGGCCCGCTCGTACGGGTTCCTGCTCTCGGCACTGGCCACCGCCGGGCTGCTGGTGCTCGGGCCGAGGTGGACGGCGGCGCTGCGGGCGCGCGGTTGGCCGCGCCACCTGGCATCGGCGGTTGGCGCCACCGCGGCTGCGCAGGCCTTCTGTTCGCCGGTCACCGTGCTGCTCGCACCCCGGGTCAGCCTGGTCGGGGTGCCGTGCAACCTGCTGGCCGAGATCGCGGTGGCCCCGGCCACCCTGCTCGGGTTCGGCGCGCTCGCGGCCGCACCCCTCTCGAAGGGGACGGCCGAGTTCCTGACGGACCTCGCGGCACTGCCGGTCGGATGGCTGGCCACCGTCGCGCGGCACGGGGCGGAACTCCCCGGGGCAGAACTCGCCTGGCCGGCCGGGCCGTTCGGCGCGGTGCTGCTGGTCGTGGTGATCCTGTCGCTGGCCTGGGCGGTGCCGCCGCTACTGGCCGGCCACCGGTCCCGGAGCCGACGGACACGGGGCCTGGTCGCGCTCGCGGTCGCTCTGCTGCTGCCGGTGGTGCTGCTGCGGCCGCCCTCCGTCGTCCGGTTGGCGACCGGCTGGCCGGCCCGGGGGTGGCGGCTGGCGGTGTGCGACATCGGACAGGGTGACATGACCGTCCTGCCCGTGGGGCCGGGCAGTGCCGTGGTGGTGGACGCCGGGCCCGACCCGAAGGCGGCCGACGACTGCCTGCGGGGCCTCGGGGTGACCGAGATCCCCCTGCTGCTGCTCACCCACTTCCACGCCGACCACGCGGAGGGCATCCCGGGCGTGCTGCGGGGTCGGTCGGTCGGGGCGATCGAGGTGACCGCCGCGGAGGAGGCGGATGGTGAGAGGTCCCGGGTGCTTCGCTGGGCGGGAGCCGGCGGCATCCCGGTGGTGCGTGCGCAGCGCGGTGAGCGGCGCACTGTCGGAGCCGAACTCGCGTGGCAGGTCCTGTGGCCGACCTCGCCCCTGGCCCCCGAGGCGGAAGGGGCGAACAACTCCAGCATCGCTATCCTCGCCACGGTCGGCCCGTCCGCCGCCCCGCTGAGAGTCGCACTGCTCGGAGACCTGGAACCGCCGGCCCAGGCCGCCGTGCTGGCGCTCGGTCTGCCGCCACCGGCACCGCCCGCTCCGCCTCCGGCGGTTCAGGGGGTTCCGACGGTCCCGACAGCTCCGACGGTTCGGGCGGCCCCACCGGCCACCACGAACAGGACGTCGGCGCGTGGATCGGCTGACGGGGTGTCGGTGGCCGGGAGCGGCGCTGATGGTGCGGGGCGGTCGGTGCTCGCGGGTTCGGCGGGGAGCGCGGCGCCGAGCGGTCCGGGGCCGCCGGGAGTGGGGCGGGTGGACGTCCTCAAGGTGGCGCACCACGGATCGGCCGGCCAGGACTGGTCGTTGACGGCCGCGCTCCGCCCCCGGCTGGCCCTGATCTCCTGCGGGGAGGGCAACCCGTACGGGCATCCGGCGGCGCGGACCGTGGCGGGGCTCAGGGCGCTCGGGGCGATGGTGGTCAGGACCGACCGGTCCGGCGATATCGCGGTCCTGGGTGATGCGCGGACCCTGGCCGTGGCGACGCACCCGCGTCCGGCGCGCGGCTGA